The following coding sequences lie in one Lelliottia jeotgali genomic window:
- a CDS encoding Error-prone repair protein UmuD, giving the protein MNPVFSCELKEIIELPLFLERVPCGFPSPAQDYVEDRLDLNKLLIQHPSATYFVKVSGDSMIGVGIGDGDLLVIDRSLTAEHGDIVVAAIAGEFTVKELRTRPYLHLLPHNKNFSPIVFQSEDELQLFGVVTHTVKSHRHVRTR; this is encoded by the coding sequence ATGAATCCCGTTTTTTCATGTGAATTGAAAGAAATCATCGAATTACCTCTTTTTCTGGAGCGCGTTCCGTGCGGCTTCCCTAGCCCGGCGCAGGATTATGTTGAGGATCGTCTCGATCTCAATAAGCTTCTCATCCAGCACCCCAGCGCCACCTATTTCGTCAAGGTGAGCGGCGATTCGATGATCGGTGTAGGGATTGGAGACGGGGATCTGCTGGTGATCGATCGTTCGTTAACGGCTGAGCATGGCGATATTGTGGTGGCGGCGATTGCAGGGGAGTTCACGGTGAAAGAGCTGCGAACCCGTCCGTATCTCCACTTGCTGCCACACAACAAAAACTTTTCTCCCATCGTTTTCCAGTCAGAGGATGAGCTGCAACTCTTTGGTGTTGTGACGCACACTGTGAAATCGCACCGACATGTTCGCACTCGTTGA
- a CDS encoding Error-prone, lesion bypass DNA polymerase V (UmuC): MFALVDVNSFYTSCETVFRPDLLGKPVVVVSNNDGCIISRSAEAKKLGIKMGAPYFKIKDELRRQKVAVFSSNYALYADLSHRVMSILTEMAPAVEVYSIDEAFINVSGVANCIALETFGRQIREQILKNTGLTVGVGIAPTKTLAKLANFAAKTWSKTDGVVDLSDPERQRKLLALVPVGEVWGVGRRIGKKLNQMGIENALQLAECSTWVIRKHFNVVLERTVRELRGEPCLEMDEFTPAKQQIICSRSFGHRITEYRDMHQAVCAYAERAAEKLRAERQFCCVISVFMRTSPHAENEVFYGPQASGRLAVPSNDTRDIIRVASQALERIWQEGFRYMKAGVMLSDFFSQGVAQLNLFDEYQPRSNSHALMQTIDRLNSSGRGTVWFAGQGSQKNWAMKREMLSPGYTTRYSDLPVAK; encoded by the coding sequence ATGTTCGCACTCGTTGACGTCAACAGCTTCTATACCTCCTGCGAGACGGTATTTCGCCCCGATCTGCTGGGCAAACCGGTGGTGGTGGTGTCGAATAACGACGGGTGCATTATCTCGCGCTCGGCAGAGGCCAAGAAGCTGGGCATCAAGATGGGCGCGCCTTACTTCAAGATTAAAGACGAGCTGCGGCGGCAGAAAGTGGCGGTGTTTAGCTCGAACTATGCGTTGTACGCGGATCTGAGCCATCGCGTGATGTCGATTCTCACGGAGATGGCGCCCGCGGTTGAAGTCTATTCCATCGATGAGGCGTTTATTAATGTCTCTGGCGTGGCGAACTGCATTGCGCTGGAGACGTTTGGCCGCCAGATCCGCGAGCAAATCCTGAAAAATACCGGCCTGACCGTCGGCGTCGGCATCGCGCCAACCAAAACCCTCGCTAAGCTGGCTAATTTTGCGGCGAAAACATGGAGTAAAACCGATGGTGTGGTGGATCTGTCGGATCCTGAACGTCAGCGAAAATTGCTTGCGCTGGTGCCGGTGGGTGAAGTGTGGGGTGTGGGGCGGCGAATCGGTAAAAAACTCAATCAGATGGGAATTGAAAACGCGCTGCAGCTGGCGGAGTGCTCAACGTGGGTGATTCGCAAACACTTTAACGTGGTACTGGAGCGTACAGTGCGCGAACTGCGCGGTGAGCCTTGTCTGGAGATGGATGAATTCACCCCGGCGAAACAACAGATTATCTGTAGCCGCTCTTTTGGGCACCGCATTACTGAGTACCGTGACATGCACCAGGCTGTATGCGCTTATGCGGAACGAGCAGCCGAGAAGCTTAGGGCAGAAAGGCAGTTTTGCTGCGTGATAAGTGTGTTTATGCGTACCAGCCCACATGCGGAAAACGAAGTGTTTTATGGCCCTCAGGCCAGCGGTCGTCTGGCCGTTCCGTCTAACGATACACGCGATATTATCCGTGTGGCTAGCCAGGCGCTGGAGCGCATTTGGCAGGAGGGTTTTCGCTATATGAAAGCAGGTGTGATGTTGAGTGACTTTTTCAGCCAGGGCGTTGCGCAACTGAATTTGTTTGATGAATATCAACCGCGATCTAACAGCCATGCGCTGATGCAGACCATTGATCGCCTTAATTCATCGGGGCGCGGTACGGTGTGGTTTGCAGGTCAAGGGAGCCAGAAAAACTGGGCGATGAAGCGTGAAATGCTCTCGCCGGGGTATACGACACGGTATTCGGATTTACCCGTGGCGAAATAA
- a CDS encoding NADPH:quinone reductase (Quinone oxidoreductase): MLFSPVNASDLIPITGAYRHRTPLPAIAGYEGVGVVIDGPQHLMGKRVLPLRGQGTWQQVVDSPVDLAIPVPDDIDSMLAARAWINPLAAQLMLKLYPPQGKRVLLTAAGSDCAILLGQWALNAGAEAVYGIHRSQVHADRLAALGITPISQHNAAAIRALAKDADLVYDATGGDVAEQILDMLPKAGTFVCYGLLSGQMFRQQKQVRWFHIRNTLDAMSVDEWQGQFREIWPKLQTSHYGDASLFALSAWREALACYREAGRTAKPMFAFTAG, translated from the coding sequence ATGCTTTTTTCCCCGGTTAATGCCTCGGATCTGATCCCCATCACCGGCGCTTATCGCCATCGCACACCGCTGCCTGCCATCGCGGGCTATGAAGGTGTCGGCGTAGTCATTGACGGGCCGCAGCATCTGATGGGCAAACGCGTGCTGCCACTGCGCGGGCAGGGAACCTGGCAGCAGGTGGTGGACTCTCCTGTGGATCTGGCGATCCCGGTGCCCGATGATATCGACTCCATGCTTGCCGCTCGCGCCTGGATCAATCCGCTGGCCGCGCAGCTGATGCTGAAACTCTACCCGCCACAGGGGAAACGCGTGCTGTTGACGGCTGCGGGATCGGACTGTGCCATTCTGCTGGGGCAGTGGGCGCTCAACGCCGGAGCTGAAGCGGTGTACGGAATCCACCGCTCGCAAGTCCATGCCGACCGGCTGGCGGCACTGGGGATCACGCCAATATCACAACACAACGCTGCAGCAATTCGCGCGTTAGCGAAAGATGCGGATCTTGTCTATGACGCCACGGGCGGCGACGTGGCAGAGCAGATTCTGGATATGCTGCCCAAAGCCGGGACTTTTGTCTGCTACGGTCTGCTTTCCGGGCAGATGTTCAGGCAGCAAAAACAGGTGCGCTGGTTCCATATCCGCAACACGCTGGATGCGATGAGCGTGGACGAATGGCAGGGGCAATTTCGCGAAATATGGCCGAAATTGCAGACCAGCCATTATGGCGATGCCTCGCTGTTTGCGCTGAGCGCGTGGCGTGAAGCGCTGGCCTGTTACCGGGAAGCGGGGCGAACCGCGAAGCCGATGTTTGCCTTTACCGCTGGCTAA